The sequence CTTCCCCTTTTTCGACGACGCCATCCCTGCGCGTAAACTAGCTTGACGCTATACACAAAGTTGCCTGCGAGGAAGAAAACACGTCGCGTTATGATGACGTCACAACGACGCTGGTTTTGTTTTTGGGCGTGGTTTCGGGCGGGGAAGAATCCAAAATATTATTGAAAATATGCAGATATTTCTGTTTGTACTGAGGAAATTATTACGTGTACATACTTTGCGGTTGCTTTCTGAGATACTTAATATAAAAACAACCTAAACTCAGGACGAGTCCACAGCGCCCACTTCACCAAGGTCtatgaaagaataaaaaaaatcctttaacgtattaattcaccccccccccaaaagaagtgAAGTCTTCAATTTTACGTCGGCGGCGAGCGTTAAAGATCATTATTCAGAGGAAAGAATCCATTTTGAAACCTTTTTCGACGGTTACCGACTTCGTTGCCGGCTAGGTAGTCTCGCGAGATTTCACGGAGCTAGCTAATCGTTAGCAAGCCTGCCGCTCGGCGGAATTTTGCCGCAAAGCGCTCGGAATCTGGGGATGCCGGAACATATACTCAAGGGGGACCGGTAGAAATGAGGATGTAGCCTCTAGACGTTCATTTGCACACTCGGCCGAATGTTAATATTGTCAGTGAGCTTTGTTGTTTAGTTCAATTTTCCGTTGTCGTCACCGCACCCGTCAACCTTCGTTATTTATTATTGTTGGCTAGCGTGCGTTAGCGGCTAGCATCGGCTTCCGAGTTACACAGCAGGTGTACTGATTGTCATATCGGACAACTACGACGGGGTGTTCGTGTTAGCTAAAGGGGTGTTAGCCAAAGGGGTGTTAGCCGCGGAGTTAAGTCTAATGCCCCGTCTGCAAATACTGTCGATGCTCGCTTGATCCACCGTCGAtgtgatatataatatatatatatttattttataacCAGCCTGCGTAGCGTCATTACCAACGCGAGTTATCGTTAGCTCGACATTCAGTCATGACCGGGGAAAAGATCCGCACCTTGCGGAAAGACCACAGCAAACCGAACAAAAATGACGATATCATGGATCGGTACGAGGAGCCTCCGAACGGCACCATCCCCAACGGCACCACTAACGCTTTCCGATCGAACAGGGCTTTTCAGAAACCAGCGAAACCTCTcgccctgcagcagcagcagcagcagctttcaAACATCAACGCGAACAATCTCAACGCCAACTCGCCGGTCGGCACCGTCGTCGACGACGACAACAAAAACCCAATAATCTTAACGCAGGAGGACTTGGGGTACCCTGTGCACGAGTGCGTGTTCCGAGGGGATGTGCGCCGGCTGTCCTCCCTCATCAGGAGCCACAGCATCTCTCAGAAGGATGTGCACGGTGGGTGGTCTAAGTGTTCCGTCAGCGTTGTAACTTAAACGTCGCGTATTCGTTACAACCGTTGCCTTCTCACTTGACGTTTCCATACTCGTGTCCCCCCTTTTCAGGAAACACGCCTCTTCACTTGGCTGTCATGCTGGGCCACAAAGGTGAGTTCAACAATGGAGATGACGGAACTGTTTTGAAACTTGTTCGAAGGGACATGAACGCATCGCATTTAAAAGTTAAATGGCCATTGCATATGATAATTGATATTTTTTTTTGCACTAACACCTGCTGATATGCATATATTTGCACTTTTAAGATTGAGTTGCAGTTGTgttgtcattttatgtaaagcacattgtgctgCCCTGTGTATCAAATGGTGTACataaataaatctgacttgacttgactccatACAATGCTCATCAGTAGAATGGCCTGTCAGATGTTAAACCTAAGCCTACTAATTTCCTTGAGCGCAGGATGTCGCTCAGTGTCAGTCAGTGTACTGTGTTCCCACGCCTCCACATCTGTCATGATGTTAGCTCGTTGGAAGTGCATTTTGCCCTGCATAAACTGAACGTTTTCCAGCTTTTTTTCCAGTCTctcttcattctttttttagTATACCCCCACCGACTTCTGCTACAGTTAACTTGTCCTGTCTGACCTCTGCAGCATTAACACACAGATGCACAAGATGTCAGCAGTTTGGCTGATGGGGAAAGGGTCCTCAGTGACTTCTGATTTCTCTGACTGAGATGCAAGGGAATAGATTCCCCTGACTTTACTATccagaatgatgtcagtttttaacGCCTGAGAATTATACCAATGCAAAACTCAGTTTATGACCAGAGGTTTAGGGTTTGAGAAGGATTAGTGGCCAGGTAAAATTTGTATCTTCGTCATTTAAGTCTTCATCCGTAGAACATTGCTCATAAAATTTGAAAAGGCAGTTTCCTTGCTTTGTTTTTAAAAACAAAACGTGCCTGAAGTGGTGCTCTGTTGTTAGATATATGCGAGTAGCTGATCGTGGCGTTCTGGAATACTGACAGTTTGGTTTAAAGTTAACATTTGGTAAGGTTTTGTTTTTCCTGTTTAGTTCATCATTTGGTAAAAATGCAACATATATTATACACAGAGATTAAAACAAGGGACTTAACATGGGAAAACAAACTCCATGATTATAACACAGTCAAAATATAATAAACATATTTCCAATTGAGAAGTCTGTCTTaacttgatgtttttttttttgttttttttttcagaatgtgCCCTCTTACTCCTGGCCCATAATGCCCCGGTAAAGATAAAGAATGCACAAGGATGGAGCCCTTTAGCAGAGGCCATCAGCTATGGTGACAGGCAAATGAGTAAGTCATTTaatttttgttctctctctcactgtatggGTTTTACATAGAAGTCTCAAGTATCATCAAGGTTTTCACTGTTGGATGTTTCCAGGCTATAATCCCCGAGTAGACAAGTCCACATTTTTCTTAATATAGATGTTGGTAACATGCTCCTCAAGATCCCTTAAGTACATTTTGTTCATCAACTTTAAGcttaatgggttttttttatagtttttttattttatttttaggcATCATGCCCTAAAGTGATTGAACCATTTGGTAGGAGTAATTTTATTGTAAGTTTTATTGTAAGTAGACTACTCTGATGGCAAAGACTGTCCAATAAAAATGTAATGCTGGGGAGGTGGGGATTTTCTCTGAGCACTCATCATCCAGATGGGCTGGAACACAGCCTGAACCATGGCTTAGTGTTAGGAAGCCATAAGCTTACTGCTCTCTCCCCTGTCTAATGATGCTACTGATTTTAGATCTATGACCGTTTATGGAATcggttaaagaaaaaagaaagacccCATGAAACATACATGAGTGTTGACTGGGTTTGTTATTGTATGTTTTATTATTTGGTATAATGATGGATTCATATTTTTAACATCACCAGTTAGCTGTTTTATTTGCAACAACAAATTACATAACTTAAGTCGTTTTCACAAGGCTTACCCAACTGTTTAGGTTTTTAGAAATAGAAATAAACCAGGATCATTGAAAGCCTTGACCTTTGTTATTCAGTGtagtttgttgttgctgtttgttGTTGCTGTCTCTGTGCAGTGCAAACTAGATAGCTCATCAAGTGTATTATGTATTATATAAGTGTATTATAAACTCTGTGATGTAGACTTTGATATCCACCAGTTGAAGAAATGACTGTCAACCTTGTTAGTATGCATCTCTGCTCTCCACGCCTGCTGTAGCAGACAGACAGGCTTGGGACTGGGAGCTGGAGTTTTGCCATGGGAAGGTCACACCACAGTAAGGGGTGACACGCAGATAGGAAGGGGAAGAGGAGGTTGGCCACATTCAGTGTCCAGCAAGGACACACAAAGGCAATACAAAACTCCAGTGACACAGGATGTCTTTGGATAAGCAAATTCCACACAGTGCACAAAAGTAGACTTGCCTGTTGGTTAATGAAATGGCGATAGTAAGAAAGGAAAATACTGTGCATCTCATGTAATGAGGGTGATGCACAGCTTTTTGCAAAATATTGCAGAATGTGGCTAGTGTTGACCTCACACATTCTCTTTTCACTCTGACGTGTGCACACTGCAACAGCAGTTCACTTTAGGTGTCCATATGTAGTCTGCAGGGATAAGCTGCCCCTGCAGTACATGCTTTGTCAGcacttcctcctactcccttCTATTCCCAGTCAAGTATTTTCCCCATTGTCAAGATATCAGGAGTGCGTTGTAGATATATGGCTTTCAATTGTCATTCATCGTGGTGATTTCCAGCCACATCAGTATTCTTATCCTCCTGGACCTCTCTGTAGCCTTTGACACTATTTTCCCACACCATTCCCCTCAACTgcttatctgaatacctaggccCCACTGGTGTAGCTCTCTCTTGGTTCCAGTCATATCTCGCCAACAAGAAACTGTCACCATCAGAGACTCCAGTTATACCCTAGCCCCAGTCAACCAAGGCTAGCCACAAGGCtccatgcttggacccctcctctttaccatctgCATGCTCCCCCTAGGTCAGATCATCCGCCACCATAGTTTAAGTTTCCATTACTacgctgatgacatgcagctttATCTCAGCACTAGACCATCCTCTCTGCTCCCCCCACAATCCATTGTCAAttgcctccaccaaataaaaatcaggatgtcatcaaatctactcaagctaaatagcaataagactgagctcatggttgtggctccCAAGGCGTTGCtccggaaggttggagatcttcttgacatggatggctgctccatctggcCATCCCCAGAAATccgcaaccttggtgtcattctggactccaccccctcattccagtcacacatcaaatccgtcacaaaatctgctttctttcacctcaaaaacattaCCAGACTCTGGCCACTACTCTCAGACTCCGtagcagagaccctcatccatgccttcatcacctcccatctGAATTATTACAATGGAATCCTGTCTGgagtacctagcaaagccctagacaggcttcagtatgtaaAGAATTCatctgccagggtgctcacccacaccaagccctggcaacacatcactctcaCCCTTGTCCACATTCACCGGCTCCTGGTCAAATCCTGCATttcctataaaatcctcctcctcacctataaatccctccgtGCCCTTACCTCCGAGTACCTAtgagacctcctcaacccctatattccgtcCCGGAATCCGCAGTCCGCAGACATGggcttgctttccatcccccaccagcctgcagacttttggggatagagcctttagtgtggcagcgccccaccctttggaactctatttcAGCAGAGAGCCGCAACACTGCTTCTTttgacaattttaaaagactactgaaaacctatctttttactaaggcctatggtctagtctttttagcttctttttttttgttcttacctagtgtaaagcgtccttgggttctttgaaaggcactatacaaaactaagttgttgttgattTCATAGCTATCCATCTGATATCATTAAATGGCAACTTATTACTCTTACTAGGTATATTTGGGAGTGTtttactgtacaggacagtaaAACGCATCATGTGATGCATGTCACATGATGTCTCGCTTGAGTACAGACCTGAGCTTGATTTCAGCTCTTTTGCATGGGTAAACAATGAATACCTACACACATTCATGACTGTATGCTACAGTTTGGTGGCCTGACAAGCCAAGCTGTTACACAGCAATAGTCACGTATTTATTGGACTTTTTCCCTCTCAATGTCATTTCCTTAGTCACAGCAATACTGAGGAAGTTAAAGCAGCAGTCCAGAGAGAGTGTGGAGGATAAGAGGCCAAAACTACTGAAAGCTCTCAGAGAGGTGAGAATTACACTGGCTTTCATGGACGACACCACCACACCAAGCTAACCATCAcccgatactttttttttttaatttgctacCTACCTGGGTGCTCCAACTGATCTATCTGTCCTGTAAAATTCCATTAGGCCACAATTTGTATGAATGAAAGTAGACTGCTGTATTTACTAAATTATTTGCCTTAGTTATGCCACACCAAATTCATAAAGCAGGCACTCCTTAGGCAAATTAATCACTGAATATCAATTAAAAACTGCTGATTCCGTAAATAACTTACCTTTATGAGATTATAATGCAATCACGTCCTTTTCCACAGCTGGGTGACTTCTATCTAGAACTACATTGGGATTTTCAGAGTTGGGGTAAGTTTCAATGTTACACCAGAGGAAAGGTAAATCTTATACTTGCATGTTACTTCAAAATGCTCAATTGCAAAAACCAGCTTCACTATCTGAAGTAACTTTACTGATTGCTTCAAAGTTGCCTTTTACATCTGCTTTTGGCTTTCTGAAGCATTTATAATTAATCCCTTTCCCATCTTTTCAACCTATTCTGGCACCGTTTTTGTATTTTAGTGCCTTTGCTGTCAAGGATGCTGCCATCTGATGCTTGTAAGATTTACAAGCAAGGAATCAATATCAGGTAGTTCATACTTGCCAGACAGCTGTTGTCCGTACAGCTGTACTTTCAGAGATTTCATCTGTCCCACTAGATCTGCTGTAGTTTTATTTTATGGTCTGTGGCATTTTTACATATGCAGAAAAATGAGAAATTATCTCATCTTCTCCCTCACATTTCTCTCttttcctgttttcttttttcttcttttcttttcctctttgCCTCCTAATTTAGACTTGACACCACGCTAATAGACTTCACTGATATGAAGTGTCAGCGTGGAGATCTCAGCTTCATCTTCAATGGAGATGCTGCACCCTCCCAGTCCTTTGTAGTCTTGGACAATGAGGCGAAAGTGTACCAAAGAATACATCATGAGGTGTGTAAGCGGTTTCTCAGGGTTTGATCAGGTACATCCCAGCCTACTGTCAGTATGTGGTAATGGCTGATTATCTTTGaggattttgtttgtttgtttgtttttttgttttttaactccAAAGGAATCTGAGATGGAGACTGAAGAAGAAGTGGATATTCTGATGAGCAGCGACGTCTACTCTGCCACCCTTTCCACCAAGTCTATCACCTTCTCTCGTAGCCAGATTGGCTGGCTGTTCAGAGAAGACAAGACTGTAAGTCCTGCATGATAATGGTGTTGGATatacaattttaaaaaaatcaattaaACCTTGGTAAAATTGgttaaaaataaaacaacaaaacgttTTCTGCTCAAACTTTTAGTTCAGCTGTCATTGGAGATTAGTTCATAATAAAGCTATAAATCTGATTCATTTAGTGCTTATCTAAAATGCAGAATTGGAAAGTGTCTTACAAAAAGGGATTTAAAACACTAACTTTTATCCTGTAAAACAAGCAACACTAGAATTAATGCTGCGTTCCATTCAAAGTCCGAGGTTGGAATTTCCCATTTCCGACCTCCAAACGTTCCAGGTGCACAACGGCAAACATAAACAAAAAACATGGTTGATCGTGATAAACTATTTTTTTGGCAAGAGTATAAACAATCGAATTGTCAGCAATGCAGCCTCCACGCATATATAAACGAAACAGAGGAATAACTTTTGTGCAGCGATAACTTCCAGAGATTGTTAAGCATAACCAGCTACTTAATAACAGGTTTTACCATATGATAGTACGCATAATTGTAATTAAATACAGGTAAATATACTTTACATTGCCTTAATTGATGGTTTATCATTAACACTGTGCGCCTCCGTGGGTTCTGCCATTGTTGTGTGATGTCGGACAACTGCTTCTTCATGAAGTCAGGGTTGATGGATTTGTCCCGAGTTTACAAGTAGGAACTCCTGACTTACAGTGGCGTTCCATTGTACTTTTTCTAGTAGGAGGTCAGAAAATCTCAATTTCCGAGTTGTCTGGAATGCAGCATCAAGAGGGCAAATCTTTTAAAAAGTAGGTAAAAGTATGTTTTTAAACATACTGAACCAATGAACCCTAAACTCTTCGGGCAGGGGCTTCCACAGTTTGGGACCCCTTATTGCATTAAGAGGAGGATCCTGTTGACCAGCTCACAGGATATGAAGACATTTACATTTACCCATTTAGCAGATGCAGATGGGCAAAGCCACATATCAGTATTAAAGACATCTCATTTACGTATGATGTAAAATGCAAGTAGCAGATAGCAGTGATACTTGTGTACAAGTAAGTGCAAAACAGCAGTAGTGAATGCCATCAATAATAAGGGATTCATGTTAGCTGGAATGTGCCTCCAGCTAGGTTGAGACATTGTGGTATCACATGCTTTAGAGTAGATTGCACTTTGTGTGATCAGTAAAATCAATCCTAGATCTCTTAGATTTCCAGTTTTTTCATGCATTTCACTAGCTGTTTACTCTTTGACACAGATTAAAGTATAGTTGTATTTACAGCAAGCTTGAGACATAAGTGACTTTTAACTGAGGCAGGAGTAGGATCTTGCACAGCTTCCACACCTACAATGATGTGGTGTGTGCTGTCTGAATGCTTTGTTTACACTGGACCTTGCAGGTGTGAACACTCCACGCAGACTTTGGTGCGCCCCAAAATTTAGCCAAAATAAGGGTTTTTGGTCTGCCTCCAAATAGACTATGGTGTGGTCCATTTCCAATGTGAAAGCAATTTCAGGGATGTCTAGCTTAA is a genomic window of Lampris incognitus isolate fLamInc1 chromosome 14, fLamInc1.hap2, whole genome shotgun sequence containing:
- the LOC130123960 gene encoding ankyrin repeat domain-containing protein 13C-like — its product is MTGEKIRTLRKDHSKPNKNDDIMDRYEEPPNGTIPNGTTNAFRSNRAFQKPAKPLALQQQQQQLSNINANNLNANSPVGTVVDDDNKNPIILTQEDLGYPVHECVFRGDVRRLSSLIRSHSISQKDVHGNTPLHLAVMLGHKECALLLLAHNAPVKIKNAQGWSPLAEAISYGDRQMITAILRKLKQQSRESVEDKRPKLLKALRELGDFYLELHWDFQSWVPLLSRMLPSDACKIYKQGINIRLDTTLIDFTDMKCQRGDLSFIFNGDAAPSQSFVVLDNEAKVYQRIHHEESEMETEEEVDILMSSDVYSATLSTKSITFSRSQIGWLFREDKTERVGNFLADFYAVNGLVLESRKRREHLSEEDILRNKAIMESLSKGGSISEQNFEPVRRQSLTAPAPNTISWEEYITAEHGKPPHLGRDLVCKESKKNFKATVAMSQDFPLGIESLLNVLEVIAPFKHFNKLREFVQMKLPPGFPVKLDIPVFPTITATVTFQEFHYDEFEDSIFSIPAEYKEDPSRFPDL